AAGCATTTTCGACATGCCCGGAATCTTCTTCACCAAATCGCCCAGCGGCCCCATCTTCTTGACCTGCTTGAGCTGATCCATGAAGTCTTCGAGGTCCCAGTTGGCCTTCTTGGCCTTCTTCTGGAACTCAATCGCCTTGTCGCGATCGATGACTTCCTGGGCCTTCTCGACCAGCGACACGATATCGCCCATGCCGAGAATCTGGTCCGCCATCCGCCTTGGATGGAACGGCTCCAGGGCGTCGAGCTTTTCGCCCGTACCCACGAACTTGATTGGGCAACCCGTCACATGGATCAAGCTGATGGCCGCGCCGCCACGCGCGTCGCCGTCCATCTGCGTCAAAATCACGCCCGTGAGCGGCAAGTTCGCGTGGAACTGTTTCGCCGAGTTCACCGCGTCCTGACCGGTCATCGCGCTCGCGACAAACAGAATCTCGTGCGGCTTCACCTGCGCGTGAATGCGCCGCACTTCCGCCATCATCTCGTCGTCCACATGCAGGCGGCCCGCAGTATCGAGGATGATGATGTCGCAATTGCGCATCTGGGCTTCGCCCAGCGCCATCACGCACGTATTCACCGGGTCCGCGTGCTCGCCAAGACTAAAACTCTCGACGCCCGCCTGCTGCGCCACGACTTCCAACTGCTTGATAGCCGCGGGCCTGTATACGTCTGCGCCGACCAGCAACGGCCTGCGCCCGTTCTTCTTCAGAAATGCCGCCAGCTTACCGGCCGAGGTCGTCTTACCTTGACCCTGGAGACCCACCATCATGATGATTGACGGCGGCGTCTGCGACAGCGTCAGCGGAACATTCGACTCGCCCATGATCTTGATCAACTCGTCGTGAACGATCTTCACGATAAGCTGACCCGGCTGGATACTCGCCATCACCTCCTGGCCGAGGGCGCGCTCCTGCACATCCGCAATGAACTGCTTGACAACCTTATAGTTAACATCGGCTTCAAGCAGCGCCATCCGGATTTCCTGGAGGCTGTCCTTCATGTTCTTCTCGGTCAGTTTTCCCTGACCTCGAATATTCTTGAAGACGCGATCCAGTTTCTGAGAAAGCGATTCGAACATGGTTCTACACGGTCTCTGCCAAGGTTATTTTCCTTCGCCGGACATAATTCGCCCTATGGACGGACTGGGGAATATAGCATACGCCGGAAACCCGCTGCAACTCGCGGTCGGCAACGCTTCTGAGGCCATATTCCCGGCGCAGCATAGCCGCAATCAAATGAGACTCAACCACGGGTGAACACCGATGAACTCCGATAAACGAACCCAATTAGCGCACTGTTCTCGTGGCCGCTGGCACCCAACCTACTTGCAGTCTGCGGGATACCCCACGCCGCGCTCGGCGATCGCGGCGCTACCGGGGCCGCGTTTCGGGAAGTAGGCTCATGCGGGGTCTGTTGCGTTTGGCCCCACACTACGCTCGCACATTAAACGTCAGTCGCGTTCTTTGTAGCGCCCGGCTTCCACGCCGGGCTTCCCCAGACGAGGGATGCCGCACCCTGTGGCGCAGCCGCCCTCGGCGCGATTCAGTAGCGTAGCGCTCGCCGAGCGCGGCGCGGATAACCGAGGTCTCTGTTGTGGCTCCTAAGAAGGGGACGTTATAGGTTGCTTTCGTCCTTACAGGACTCACGTTGGTTGGGGGCGGTTACCTGGGGTTTCGATTCGCGTCGGTGACGCGAATCTTACCCCAGGCTGGAGTATTTCGCGCTTGCAGCGCTCTGGAGTATCGAGTCAAGTCGTCGGTGTTCACCCGTGGTTAAGTCACTTTTGGTTGCGGCTATGCCGTGCCAGGCTGTTATGTTTTGCGCCTTGCGGCGCGCAGGACCTGGTAAGAAAACACTACACCAGCCATCCGGTGCAGCGTTCCGCCTTCTGCTCTGTTTAAGCCAGATTCTTCGCTACGCTCAGAATGACAAGTGGCAGTCTGTTTCTCACGCGCCGTCCCTCAACCACTGCGGTGGGCATAGCGACATCTCCGCAACACCATACGAAATGTGCCGCGCTATCTCCTTAGGTCATCCTGAGCGAAGCGAAGGATCTGGCTTAAGAACGATTCCTTGTAGTACCAGATGCTTTACTGCCGCTCCTAAGAAACAAGCCGATCCTCTGGCATGTGATGCTCCTTCCGAGCGGTCGTTAGGGTGGGATCCGGGGTGGTATCAGTCCTCGGGATAGGTCAATGCCTCCAACAACGCGGCTGACTCTTTCGCCGTTCGCGCAGCGCGCGCAAATCGCCGGTCCTTAGCGGTCCGGCTGGCCAAAGCCAATAATTCCACCTGCAATGCGGGCGTATCCGCAGGACACAGCGTCAGAAACACAAGCTCAATGGGTTTGCCCGTGGACTCATCTGAGACGCCGCCGTGCGTAATGCCAAGCGCCAGAATGGGCTGTTGAAGACCGTCAATGCGAGCGTGCGGAAATGCAACGCCCTCGTTAAAGAAGGTGCTTCCTTGGCTTTCCCGTTCGACAATTCGCGCGAAGACCGATTCCGTGGAAACTCCTACGCTCTCAACGTCAATCGCCTCCACCAATTTTCGGAGAAGGATGTCCTTCGCGACCGGTTCCTCCCATATCACAACTCCGTTTGTGGCAAGGAGAGACCGTAAGCGCGCTGCGTCGGTTTCCACCATTCGAGTCTGACCTTCGTGGCCGCCCTTTGCAGACTCAACCGAAGCGGACTCCTGTCGCTCGGGCGCGCGCCGTGTATCCACTACCACAACGGTCGTGTCTCGGACCTTGTCCGTGAGCCGTTCGAGTATGTCTTTTCTGCCAAAGACTCGTTTCCACCATGGCAACGGCGCGGGTGTGCCTATAACGATATGGCCGACGCGGTATTCTTTCACGAAACTGCCGATGGCGCTGACAACATCCCCGCCTTTGTACGTGAACACGATGGCGCCCAATTGCTTGGCCAGGGTCAGCGTGCCGGAGAGTTCGCGCTGCGTTTCCGCGTCGATGCGTGTCGCCGATTCGCGCGGTGTCTGCACGTACACCGCGTACCAATTCCGGTTGAGGCGGCCGGCAAGACGCGATCCGTACCGTAGCAGCCGTTCACTTTGCGGACCGCGCGAACTCAGGCACACCATGACCTGATCGGGGCTGACCGACTTCTCCTCGTCCGTGGGTTGCCTGCGGCGCGAATCAATCTGAGCCGCCAGTTCGCGCAGCGCCAACTCGCGCAATTGCTCCAAATTGGCCGGAGCGAAGAAGTTCGCCAACGCGCCTTCGACACGTTCCCGGGGATACACTTTGCCCTCGGCGAGCCGCTTGCGAAGGTCTTCGGATGACACGTCCACGTTTACAATCTGGTCGGCTTCGCTCAGCACGCTGTCGGGGATGCGTTCGCGCACGCGAATCCCGGTGGCGTGTTCCACCGCGTCGTAAAGGCTCTCGAGATGTTGCACGTTCAGCGTGGAGATGACGTGGATACCGTGCGAGAGAATGTCCTGCACGTCTTCGTATCGTTTGGCGTTCCGGCTGCCCGGAACATTCGTGTGTGCCAACTCATCGATGAGCACCACGGTTGGATTTCGCGCGAGGATGAGGTTGACATCCATTTCCTCGACCGTGATACCCCGATACTCTTGCCGCATGCGCGGCAACACTTCCAGTCCGTCAAGCAAAGCCTGGGTGTCGGCGCGGCCGTGGGTCTCCACGTAACCCACAACCACGTCGATGCCCTCATCCTTCATGCGGTGAGCGTCCTGCAGCATCTCGTATGTTTTACCGACGCCCGCGCAATAGCCGAGATAGACCTTCAGCCGCCCGCGCTGTGAGCGGCGAATCATGCGAAGGAAGCTGTCGGCTTTGTCGTTGCTCATCGTACGGCTATCGCAGCGCGTCGAGCGCCAGGTTTAGCGTGACCACATTGACACGAGGTTCACCGAGAATTCCCAGTGTGCGCCCCTCAGTATATTCCGCAATAAGCGCGTTTACTCGCTCTTCGGGAATTCCGCGCGCATTCGCAACGCGCGTACACTGAAGCTCGGCATTGCGCGGACTGATATGTGGATCGAGACCGGAACCCGATGCCGTGACCGCGTCGGCGGGCACGCACTCGCCGGGAGACAGACCGTTTTCTTCGCGGTAGGCGCGCACGCGCTCCTCCACCGAGTCAATCAGCTTGCCCGAAATAGGCCCCAGGTTCGATCCGCCCGAAGCGGACGCGTCATATCCTGTTCCCGCTGCCGAGGGTCTTGGATGAAAGTACGCGGGTTTCGTGAACGGCTGCGCAATGAGCGCGCTGCCCACTACGGCGCCGTCCTTCATCAAGAGCGAGCCGTTGGCCTGACTGGGAAACGCCGTCTGAGCAACGGCCCACACAGCGGCGGGATACACTCCGCAAAGTATCGCGGCGAGTGCCAGCGTCGCAACGGCCGCAGGCCGCAAATATTCGACAAGCGTATTCATGGAGGTCTCCTTTACACGACGCCTGCGACGGACAGCACGACATCGATAAGCTTGATCCCCGCGAACGGCGCGAGCACGCCACCCAATCCGTAGATCAGGAGATTGCGCCGCAGTAGTTCG
The sequence above is drawn from the Candidatus Hydrogenedentota bacterium genome and encodes:
- the ffh gene encoding signal recognition particle protein, encoding MFESLSQKLDRVFKNIRGQGKLTEKNMKDSLQEIRMALLEADVNYKVVKQFIADVQERALGQEVMASIQPGQLIVKIVHDELIKIMGESNVPLTLSQTPPSIIMMVGLQGQGKTTSAGKLAAFLKKNGRRPLLVGADVYRPAAIKQLEVVAQQAGVESFSLGEHADPVNTCVMALGEAQMRNCDIIILDTAGRLHVDDEMMAEVRRIHAQVKPHEILFVASAMTGQDAVNSAKQFHANLPLTGVILTQMDGDARGGAAISLIHVTGCPIKFVGTGEKLDALEPFHPRRMADQILGMGDIVSLVEKAQEVIDRDKAIEFQKKAKKANWDLEDFMDQLKQVKKMGPLGDLVKKIPGMSKMLGDDFEFDADELKYTEAIINSMTRKERQNPKIINGSRRLRIADGSGTSVQEVNRLLKDFEKMKKMMQQMMKGGGKKRHMMRMPGF
- a CDS encoding PTS sugar transporter subunit IIA; translated protein: MSNDKADSFLRMIRRSQRGRLKVYLGYCAGVGKTYEMLQDAHRMKDEGIDVVVGYVETHGRADTQALLDGLEVLPRMRQEYRGITVEEMDVNLILARNPTVVLIDELAHTNVPGSRNAKRYEDVQDILSHGIHVISTLNVQHLESLYDAVEHATGIRVRERIPDSVLSEADQIVNVDVSSEDLRKRLAEGKVYPRERVEGALANFFAPANLEQLRELALRELAAQIDSRRRQPTDEEKSVSPDQVMVCLSSRGPQSERLLRYGSRLAGRLNRNWYAVYVQTPRESATRIDAETQRELSGTLTLAKQLGAIVFTYKGGDVVSAIGSFVKEYRVGHIVIGTPAPLPWWKRVFGRKDILERLTDKVRDTTVVVVDTRRAPERQESASVESAKGGHEGQTRMVETDAARLRSLLATNGVVIWEEPVAKDILLRKLVEAIDVESVGVSTESVFARIVERESQGSTFFNEGVAFPHARIDGLQQPILALGITHGGVSDESTGKPIELVFLTLCPADTPALQVELLALASRTAKDRRFARAARTAKESAALLEALTYPED
- the kdpC gene encoding K(+)-transporting ATPase subunit C, with translation MNTLVEYLRPAAVATLALAAILCGVYPAAVWAVAQTAFPSQANGSLLMKDGAVVGSALIAQPFTKPAYFHPRPSAAGTGYDASASGGSNLGPISGKLIDSVEERVRAYREENGLSPGECVPADAVTASGSGLDPHISPRNAELQCTRVANARGIPEERVNALIAEYTEGRTLGILGEPRVNVVTLNLALDALR